Proteins encoded in a region of the Corallococcus caeni genome:
- a CDS encoding response regulator transcription factor produces MELNATGREIRVALLEDQQVFRESLVALLEGAGMKVVARCAETGTFLSNVRAAAPDVAVVDLRLEHVGREGTEDGLSALKYLHDFHPRVRALVLSGYQAPDMVERCFQAGAAGYLCKLNVGCDDVVRAVERVARGERLLPVDMLQANAIPLDNLHVPASALSRLTLREREVLGYVAAGADNLKIAAHLGITERTVKAHLTSIYRKLGPENRAQLAVLACELGVTRPVLA; encoded by the coding sequence ATGGAGCTGAACGCAACGGGCCGGGAGATCCGCGTGGCGCTGCTGGAGGATCAGCAGGTGTTCCGCGAGAGCCTGGTGGCCCTGCTCGAAGGCGCGGGGATGAAGGTGGTGGCCCGGTGCGCGGAGACGGGCACGTTCCTGTCCAACGTGCGCGCGGCCGCGCCCGACGTGGCCGTGGTGGACCTGCGGCTGGAGCACGTGGGCCGCGAGGGCACGGAGGATGGCTTGAGCGCGCTGAAGTACCTGCATGACTTCCATCCGCGGGTGCGCGCGCTGGTGCTGTCCGGCTACCAGGCGCCGGACATGGTGGAGCGCTGCTTCCAGGCGGGCGCGGCGGGCTACCTGTGCAAGCTGAACGTGGGGTGTGACGACGTGGTGCGCGCCGTGGAGCGCGTGGCCCGGGGCGAGCGGCTCCTGCCCGTGGACATGCTCCAGGCCAATGCCATCCCATTGGACAACCTCCACGTGCCGGCCTCCGCGCTGTCGCGGCTCACCCTGCGCGAGCGCGAGGTGCTGGGCTACGTGGCGGCGGGCGCGGACAACCTGAAGATCGCCGCGCACCTCGGCATCACCGAGCGCACGGTGAAGGCGCACCTGACGAGCATCTACCGCAAGCTGGGGCCGGAGAACCGCGCCCAGCTCGCGGTGCTGGCGTGCGAGCTGGGCGTCACCCGCCCCGTGCTGGCCTGA
- a CDS encoding ABC1 kinase family protein: MASEPDDKLPPQGRFNRLRKLAGLSMHVGTEVLKAGAKQLSGSSPTDLLSLGTAEKLVATLGEMKGAAMKLGQALSMDPDLLTPEVRQMLARLQNQAPAMSYAQVSRVIQQELGAPPEALFQEFSPDALAAASLGQVHRAVLHDGRKVAVKVQYPGIDASMGHDMDNLGLVVKTVSKTSRMMDGTAYFQEFRDELMLELDYRREAKLAQGFAKSVARLPDLYVPQVIEERSAHRVLTLELLEGQTLKDWVLTSPDNDARFRVARQLIRATYGPFLDAGEIHADPHPGNFMVMPDGRMGLLDFGSIKRFSPGFVAANRRMFQQALRLETLDVLGLCREVGFSVELPEPEAEVLLREVLHIAGRPMRGAPYDYGTCDINRDMRNHFTKNAARMMRIRPPPEAMMFFRATGGLAQNLRLVGAAGDFRQVFLEVGALVGE, translated from the coding sequence ATGGCTTCCGAACCCGACGACAAGCTGCCGCCCCAGGGGCGCTTCAACCGCCTGCGCAAGCTGGCGGGCCTCTCCATGCACGTGGGCACGGAGGTGCTCAAGGCGGGCGCCAAACAGCTCTCCGGCAGCAGCCCCACGGACCTGCTCAGCCTGGGCACCGCGGAGAAGCTGGTGGCCACGCTGGGGGAGATGAAGGGCGCGGCCATGAAGCTGGGCCAGGCGCTCTCCATGGACCCGGACCTGCTCACGCCGGAGGTGCGGCAGATGCTGGCCCGGCTGCAGAACCAGGCCCCGGCCATGTCCTACGCGCAGGTGTCGCGCGTGATTCAGCAGGAGCTGGGCGCGCCGCCGGAGGCGCTGTTCCAGGAGTTCTCCCCGGACGCGCTCGCCGCCGCGTCCCTGGGCCAGGTGCACCGCGCGGTGCTGCACGACGGCCGCAAGGTCGCGGTGAAGGTGCAGTACCCCGGCATCGACGCGTCCATGGGCCACGACATGGACAACCTGGGCCTCGTCGTGAAGACGGTGTCCAAGACGTCGCGGATGATGGACGGCACCGCCTACTTCCAGGAGTTCCGCGACGAGCTGATGCTGGAACTGGACTACCGCCGCGAGGCGAAGCTGGCCCAGGGCTTCGCGAAGAGCGTGGCGCGGCTGCCGGACCTGTACGTGCCCCAGGTCATCGAGGAGCGCAGCGCCCACCGCGTGCTCACGCTGGAGCTTCTGGAAGGCCAGACGCTCAAGGACTGGGTGCTGACGTCGCCGGACAACGACGCGCGCTTCCGCGTCGCGCGCCAGCTCATCCGCGCCACCTACGGGCCGTTCCTGGACGCGGGTGAAATCCACGCGGATCCGCACCCCGGCAACTTCATGGTGATGCCGGACGGGCGCATGGGGCTGTTGGACTTCGGCTCCATCAAGCGCTTCAGCCCGGGCTTCGTCGCGGCCAACCGGCGCATGTTCCAGCAGGCGCTGCGGCTGGAGACGCTGGACGTGCTGGGGCTGTGCCGCGAGGTGGGCTTCTCCGTGGAGCTGCCGGAGCCGGAGGCGGAGGTGCTCTTGCGCGAGGTGCTGCACATCGCCGGGCGGCCCATGCGCGGTGCTCCGTATGACTACGGCACCTGCGACATCAACCGCGACATGCGCAACCACTTCACGAAGAACGCCGCGCGCATGATGCGCATCCGGCCGCCCCCGGAGGCGATGATGTTCTTTCGCGCCACCGGCGGGCTGGCGCAGAACCTGCGGCTCGTGGGCGCCGCTGGCGACTTCCGCCAGGTGTTCCTGGAGGTCGGCGCGCTCGTGGGCGAGTGA
- a CDS encoding serine/threonine-protein kinase — MRGLDLNGGTMLYAGTPPPGPASALQPATPSPMSSPTPVVPSLVGQEFGRFRVVRELGRGGMGTVFLAEHTLIQKRVAIKVLHAHLAQAPELVARFLSEARTLTLVQHENVVTLYDLDSRDGRPYLVMEYLEGDSLASFARGPMAPALVVDLMTQVCDALGAAHAHGIVHRDLKPANVFLVPSPSGKQRVKLLDFGIAKLLSRPAGEMTTEVGVLLGTPEFMAPEQCGDGLVDARSDLYAAGVLAYLLLTGQVPFYGRTAAEILVGHLQKEPVPPHELNPAVPEALSRVLLRALAKRPEHRFASAAELRAALEASLAPPPAPSAPPLTALLRGKGTQAAMELKGEWVGRSGLFFQLATPPPALLSDVALVLRLPGGELPCTAQVVRHVTAEQAQAWNMPPGFGVQLRDSSPAFQAQLAQLRNGARATPAAATAAIPTPEDAQAEGVLQGFRRRLAGDPYAVLELPRDATLEAVRTAAQRARGALELLKARPLSEGQRAQVDRALERVAGALHTLGNVERRVEYDATLGNVEGIERCLAAGLTATMLEQCRRRFLAGNTGREGRAAVHRLSGDALASVGRLEEALAAYELAVRADPLDLEGLKRWRFLRARVRGSAAPR; from the coding sequence ATGCGCGGGCTCGACCTCAACGGCGGGACGATGCTCTACGCCGGCACGCCGCCGCCGGGGCCGGCCTCCGCGCTGCAGCCCGCCACGCCCTCGCCCATGTCGTCTCCCACGCCCGTGGTGCCTTCCCTCGTGGGCCAGGAGTTCGGCCGCTTCCGCGTCGTGCGCGAGCTGGGGCGCGGCGGCATGGGCACCGTGTTCCTCGCGGAGCACACGCTCATCCAGAAGCGCGTGGCCATCAAGGTGCTCCACGCGCACCTGGCCCAGGCCCCGGAGCTCGTCGCGCGCTTCCTCTCCGAGGCCCGCACGCTCACGCTGGTGCAGCACGAGAACGTCGTCACCCTCTACGACCTGGACTCGCGCGACGGGCGCCCGTACCTCGTCATGGAGTACCTGGAGGGGGACAGCCTGGCCAGCTTCGCCCGCGGCCCCATGGCCCCGGCGCTGGTGGTGGACCTGATGACGCAGGTGTGTGACGCCCTGGGCGCCGCGCACGCGCACGGCATCGTCCACCGCGACCTGAAGCCCGCCAACGTCTTCCTCGTCCCCAGCCCCAGCGGCAAGCAGCGCGTGAAGCTGCTCGACTTCGGCATCGCCAAGCTGCTGTCCCGCCCCGCCGGGGAGATGACCACGGAGGTCGGCGTCCTCCTGGGCACGCCGGAGTTCATGGCCCCCGAGCAGTGCGGCGACGGACTCGTGGACGCGCGCAGCGACCTCTACGCGGCCGGCGTGCTCGCGTACCTGCTGCTCACCGGCCAGGTGCCCTTCTACGGCCGCACCGCCGCCGAAATCCTGGTGGGCCACCTGCAGAAGGAGCCCGTCCCGCCGCACGAGCTGAACCCCGCCGTGCCGGAGGCCCTGTCGCGCGTCCTGCTGCGCGCGCTGGCCAAGCGGCCTGAACACCGCTTCGCCTCCGCCGCGGAGCTGAGAGCGGCCCTGGAGGCGTCGCTCGCGCCGCCCCCCGCGCCCAGCGCGCCGCCGCTCACCGCGCTCCTGCGCGGCAAGGGCACCCAGGCGGCCATGGAGCTCAAGGGCGAGTGGGTGGGCCGCTCCGGCCTCTTCTTCCAGCTGGCCACGCCCCCTCCCGCGCTCCTGTCGGACGTGGCGCTGGTGCTGCGGCTGCCCGGCGGCGAGCTGCCCTGCACCGCGCAGGTGGTGCGCCACGTCACCGCCGAGCAGGCCCAGGCGTGGAACATGCCCCCGGGCTTCGGCGTGCAGCTGCGCGACTCCAGCCCCGCCTTCCAGGCCCAGCTGGCCCAGCTTCGCAACGGCGCGCGCGCGACGCCCGCGGCCGCCACCGCCGCCATCCCCACGCCCGAGGACGCGCAGGCGGAAGGAGTCCTCCAGGGCTTCCGCCGGCGGCTCGCCGGGGACCCGTACGCCGTGCTGGAGCTGCCGCGCGACGCCACGCTGGAGGCCGTGCGCACCGCCGCCCAGCGCGCTCGCGGGGCGCTGGAGCTGCTCAAGGCCCGGCCGCTGTCGGAAGGCCAGCGGGCCCAGGTGGACCGCGCGCTGGAGCGCGTGGCCGGGGCGCTCCACACGCTGGGCAACGTGGAGCGGCGCGTGGAGTACGACGCCACGCTGGGCAACGTGGAGGGCATCGAGCGGTGCCTGGCCGCGGGCCTCACCGCCACCATGCTGGAGCAGTGCCGCCGCCGCTTCCTCGCGGGCAACACCGGCCGCGAGGGCCGCGCCGCCGTGCACCGGCTGTCCGGAGACGCCCTGGCGTCCGTGGGCCGACTGGAGGAGGCGCTCGCCGCCTACGAGCTGGCGGTCCGCGCGGACCCGCTGGACCTGGAGGGGCTCAAGCGCTGGCGCTTCCTCCGGGCCCGGGTGCGGGGCTCGGCCGCCCCCCGGTAG
- a CDS encoding dienelactone hydrolase family protein has protein sequence MNERRVSEHAVRLEAEPGVWLEGTLSVPEGISGVVLFAHGSGSSRFSPRNRYVAEVLEQAGLATLLMDLLTPGEEEAERWTRHLRFDIELLARRLQGAARWLMQVPGLERQPLGLIGSSTGAGAALVAAGRAPEGIRAVVSRGGRPDLAGAVLPAVRAPTLLIVGGDDTQVIALNRQALAALRTHKQLEIVPGATHLFEEPGTLEQAALLARDWFLQHLATAARERPSAEVPP, from the coding sequence ATGAACGAGCGACGGGTGTCGGAGCACGCGGTGCGGCTGGAGGCGGAGCCCGGCGTGTGGCTGGAGGGAACGCTGAGCGTGCCGGAGGGCATTTCGGGCGTGGTGCTGTTCGCGCACGGCAGCGGCAGCAGCCGCTTCAGCCCGCGCAACCGGTACGTGGCGGAAGTGCTCGAGCAGGCGGGGCTGGCGACCCTGCTCATGGACCTGCTCACGCCGGGAGAGGAGGAGGCCGAGCGGTGGACGCGGCACCTGCGCTTCGACATCGAGCTGCTGGCGCGACGGCTCCAGGGGGCGGCGCGATGGCTGATGCAGGTGCCAGGGCTGGAGCGCCAGCCGCTGGGGTTGATTGGGTCGAGCACCGGCGCGGGGGCCGCGCTGGTGGCCGCGGGGCGTGCGCCCGAGGGCATTCGAGCGGTGGTGTCCCGAGGCGGCCGTCCGGACCTGGCGGGCGCCGTGCTGCCGGCGGTGCGGGCGCCGACGCTGCTCATCGTGGGTGGGGATGACACGCAGGTGATCGCGCTCAACCGTCAGGCATTGGCGGCGCTGCGCACGCACAAGCAATTGGAGATCGTCCCTGGGGCGACCCACCTGTTCGAGGAGCCGGGGACGCTCGAGCAGGCGGCGCTGCTGGCCCGGGACTGGTTCCTCCAGCACCTGGCCACGGCCGCGCGGGAGCGCCCGTCCGCAGAGGTCCCGCCATGA
- the adh gene encoding aldehyde dehydrogenase has protein sequence MSKVYEAPGQKGSKVEYKSRYGNYIGGEFVPPVKGQYFENISPVTGRPFCEIPRSTAEDIEKALDAAHKAKDAWGRTAAGERANILLKIADRMEQNLEMLAVSETWDNGKPVRETLAADLPLAIDHFRYFAGCIRAQEGSLSQLDDNTVAYHFTEPLGVVGQIIPWNFPLLMAAWKLAPALAAGNCVVLKPAEQTPVTILKFAELVGDLLPPGVLNIVNGFGIEAGKPLASNKRIAKIAFTGETTTGRLIMQYASENIIPVTLELGGKSPNIFFEDVFSKDDDFAQKALEGFAMFALNQGEVCTCPSRSLVAERFYDEFMARAVERTKRIVQGNPLDVSTQIGAQASNDQLEKILSYLDIGKKEGAKVLTGGGRKALPGALAEGYYVEPTIFEGSNKMRVFQEEIFGPVVAVARFKDAEDALALANDTLYGLGAGVWTRDQNTAYRMGRGIQAGRVWVNCYHLYPAHAAFGGYKQSGIGRETHKMMLNHYQQTKNLLVSYDPKPMGFF, from the coding sequence ATGTCGAAGGTCTATGAAGCTCCGGGTCAGAAGGGCAGCAAGGTCGAGTACAAGAGCCGCTACGGCAACTACATCGGCGGTGAGTTCGTCCCGCCGGTGAAGGGCCAGTACTTCGAGAACATCAGCCCCGTCACCGGCCGCCCCTTCTGCGAGATTCCCCGCTCCACGGCCGAGGACATCGAGAAGGCGCTCGACGCCGCGCACAAGGCGAAGGACGCGTGGGGCAGGACGGCCGCCGGCGAGCGCGCCAACATCCTGCTGAAGATCGCCGACCGCATGGAGCAGAACCTGGAGATGCTCGCCGTCTCCGAGACGTGGGACAACGGCAAGCCCGTCCGGGAGACGCTCGCCGCGGACCTGCCGCTCGCCATCGACCACTTCCGCTACTTCGCCGGCTGCATCCGCGCGCAGGAGGGCTCACTCAGCCAGCTGGATGACAACACCGTCGCCTACCACTTCACCGAGCCGCTGGGCGTCGTGGGGCAGATCATCCCGTGGAACTTCCCGCTGCTGATGGCCGCGTGGAAGCTGGCCCCCGCGCTCGCCGCCGGCAACTGCGTCGTCCTCAAGCCCGCGGAGCAGACCCCCGTCACCATCCTCAAGTTCGCGGAGCTGGTGGGCGACCTCTTGCCCCCCGGCGTGCTCAACATCGTGAACGGCTTCGGCATCGAGGCCGGCAAGCCGCTGGCCAGCAACAAGCGCATCGCGAAGATTGCCTTCACGGGTGAGACGACCACCGGCCGCCTCATCATGCAGTACGCCTCCGAGAACATCATCCCCGTCACCCTGGAGCTGGGCGGCAAGTCCCCCAACATCTTCTTCGAGGACGTCTTCTCCAAGGACGACGACTTCGCCCAGAAGGCGCTGGAGGGCTTCGCCATGTTCGCCCTCAACCAGGGCGAGGTCTGCACCTGCCCCTCGCGTTCGCTCGTCGCCGAGCGCTTCTACGACGAGTTCATGGCCAGGGCCGTGGAGCGCACGAAGCGCATCGTGCAGGGCAACCCGCTGGACGTCTCCACGCAGATTGGCGCGCAGGCCTCCAACGACCAGTTGGAGAAGATCCTCTCCTACCTGGACATCGGCAAGAAGGAGGGCGCGAAGGTGCTCACCGGCGGCGGGCGCAAGGCGCTCCCCGGCGCGCTGGCGGAGGGCTACTACGTGGAGCCCACCATCTTCGAGGGCTCCAACAAGATGCGCGTGTTCCAGGAGGAGATCTTCGGCCCCGTCGTCGCGGTGGCGAGGTTCAAGGACGCCGAGGACGCGCTCGCGCTGGCCAATGACACGCTCTACGGCCTGGGCGCCGGCGTGTGGACGCGTGACCAGAACACCGCGTACCGCATGGGCCGCGGCATCCAGGCGGGCCGCGTCTGGGTGAACTGCTACCACCTGTACCCCGCGCACGCGGCGTTCGGCGGCTACAAGCAGTCCGGCATCGGCCGCGAGACGCACAAGATGATGCTCAATCACTACCAGCAGACGAAGAACCTGCTCGTCAGCTACGACCCGAAGCCCATGGGCTTCTTCTAG
- a CDS encoding phosphoribosyltransferase, translating into MQMFRDRFDAGRALGQRLRVLLGGGGDLVVLALPRGGVPVGFEVARILGVPLDVFVVRKLGTPGHEELAMGAIATGGVTVLNEGIVRRLGIARAAIAAAVQREARELARREQLFRDGRPPARVEGRTVVLVDDGLATGSTMRAALQALRQHAPARVVVAVPVGAPETCAALQDEADAVICIHTPARFFAVGQWYEDFTQTTDDEVRELLARAAHGEGSAPEAP; encoded by the coding sequence ATGCAAATGTTCAGAGACCGCTTCGACGCCGGCCGTGCGTTGGGGCAGCGGCTCCGCGTCCTGCTCGGTGGAGGCGGAGACCTGGTGGTGCTGGCGCTGCCGCGCGGCGGCGTGCCCGTGGGCTTCGAGGTGGCGCGGATCCTCGGCGTGCCGCTGGACGTGTTCGTGGTGCGCAAGCTGGGCACGCCCGGGCACGAGGAGCTGGCCATGGGGGCCATCGCCACGGGCGGCGTCACGGTCCTCAACGAGGGCATCGTGCGCAGGCTGGGGATTGCCCGGGCGGCCATCGCGGCGGCCGTGCAGCGGGAGGCGCGGGAGCTGGCGCGGCGGGAGCAGCTCTTCCGCGACGGCAGGCCGCCGGCGCGCGTCGAAGGGCGGACGGTGGTCCTGGTGGATGACGGGCTGGCCACGGGCTCCACCATGCGGGCGGCGCTCCAGGCGCTTCGTCAGCACGCGCCCGCGCGCGTCGTGGTGGCCGTCCCGGTGGGCGCGCCGGAGACGTGCGCGGCGCTCCAGGATGAAGCGGACGCGGTCATCTGCATCCACACCCCGGCGCGGTTCTTCGCGGTGGGCCAGTGGTACGAGGACTTCACGCAGACCACCGACGACGAGGTGCGCGAGCTGCTGGCGCGCGCGGCGCACGGTGAGGGGTCTGCACCGGAGGCGCCATGA
- a CDS encoding ribokinase: MSPDVVVVGGVATDYLVRGRSLPEPGGSAQGDVFQEALGGKGANGAVAAVRLGARAALVARVGMDGRGLTQVAWLTQEGVALESVVPASEEPSGAVLVMVDGGGRKQTFSAPGANHSLSIRDVLRSAELIATARVLLVQLEVPLDAVQAAVRLARAAGVRVVLDPAPAVPLPEVLLEDVHVLRPNASEARTLTGIRVHDRASARRAAINLLMRGVGAAIIAAPGGSLLVSREEEAWLPHLPVDTVDTTGAGDAFCAALCVALAESQPLLTAARFAHAAAAIATTRLGAQAGLPYRDEVEGLLADVKPDVQPAPS; the protein is encoded by the coding sequence ATGAGCCCGGACGTCGTGGTGGTGGGAGGCGTGGCCACGGACTACCTCGTGCGAGGCAGGTCGTTGCCGGAGCCGGGAGGCAGCGCCCAGGGCGACGTCTTCCAGGAAGCGCTCGGAGGAAAGGGAGCCAACGGCGCCGTGGCCGCCGTGAGGTTGGGGGCGCGTGCCGCGCTGGTGGCGCGGGTGGGGATGGATGGGCGCGGCCTGACGCAGGTGGCGTGGCTGACGCAGGAAGGCGTGGCGCTGGAGTCGGTGGTGCCCGCGTCGGAGGAGCCCTCCGGCGCGGTGCTGGTGATGGTGGATGGAGGCGGGAGGAAGCAGACCTTCTCCGCGCCGGGCGCCAATCACAGCCTGTCCATCCGGGACGTGTTGCGGAGCGCGGAGTTGATCGCCACCGCGCGGGTGTTGCTCGTGCAGTTGGAGGTGCCGCTGGACGCGGTCCAGGCGGCGGTCCGTCTGGCGCGTGCCGCGGGTGTCCGGGTGGTGTTGGATCCCGCGCCGGCCGTGCCGCTGCCGGAGGTGTTGCTGGAGGACGTGCACGTCCTCCGGCCCAACGCCTCCGAGGCCCGGACGCTGACGGGCATCCGGGTGCATGACCGCGCTTCCGCGCGGCGCGCCGCCATCAATCTGCTGATGCGAGGCGTGGGGGCGGCCATCATCGCGGCGCCCGGGGGCAGTCTGCTGGTGTCACGGGAGGAGGAGGCGTGGCTGCCGCACCTGCCGGTGGACACGGTGGATACGACCGGAGCGGGGGATGCCTTCTGCGCGGCGCTCTGTGTCGCCCTGGCGGAGTCCCAGCCGCTCCTCACCGCCGCGCGCTTCGCGCACGCCGCCGCGGCCATCGCGACGACACGGCTGGGAGCGCAGGCGGGGCTGCCGTATCGGGATGAAGTGGAAGGCCTGCTCGCGGACGTGAAGCCCGACGTCCAGCCCGCACCGTCGTAG
- a CDS encoding response regulator — translation MSELKIRVLIVDDDPDQLALTERSLTSYNFEVRTHRSSLGVSNLVRTTAPDLVLLDVNIPALSGDKVLALARQQAPEHTRFVLYSASDESKLRALALAAGADGYLSKSTQGADLARKLERLHKRPRVAAGT, via the coding sequence ATGTCGGAGCTCAAGATTCGCGTCCTCATCGTGGACGATGACCCGGACCAGCTCGCGCTGACGGAGCGCTCGTTGACCTCGTACAACTTCGAGGTGCGCACCCACCGCTCGTCCCTGGGGGTCTCCAACCTGGTGCGCACCACGGCGCCGGACCTGGTGCTCCTGGACGTGAACATCCCCGCGCTGAGCGGAGACAAGGTGCTGGCGCTGGCGCGGCAGCAGGCCCCGGAGCACACGCGCTTCGTCCTCTACTCCGCCTCCGACGAGTCGAAGCTGCGCGCGCTGGCGCTGGCGGCGGGCGCGGACGGCTACCTGTCCAAGAGCACGCAGGGCGCGGACCTGGCGCGCAAGCTGGAGCGGCTGCACAAGCGCCCGCGCGTCGCCGCGGGCACGTAG
- a CDS encoding DUF779 domain-containing protein, with amino-acid sequence MPVPRVEVTPAAEALLRKMQGLHGPLLFHQSGGCCDGSAPMCFPRGDFRVGQEDVYLGEIVGTPFYMSGPQFQLWRHTHLTVDVVPGRGSGFSVEAPEGVRFLIRSRLFTDDEYRALEQEGPPLKGPRH; translated from the coding sequence ATGCCCGTGCCGCGCGTCGAGGTCACGCCGGCCGCAGAGGCCCTGCTCCGCAAGATGCAGGGCCTTCACGGCCCGCTCCTCTTCCACCAGTCCGGCGGCTGCTGCGACGGCAGCGCGCCCATGTGCTTTCCGCGCGGCGACTTCCGCGTGGGACAGGAGGACGTGTACCTGGGTGAAATCGTCGGCACGCCCTTCTACATGTCCGGCCCGCAGTTCCAGCTCTGGCGCCACACCCACCTCACCGTGGACGTGGTGCCCGGCCGCGGCAGCGGCTTCTCCGTCGAGGCCCCCGAAGGCGTGCGCTTCCTCATCCGCTCACGCCTGTTCACCGACGACGAGTACCGCGCGCTGGAGCAGGAGGGGCCCCCGCTCAAGGGGCCGCGGCACTGA
- a CDS encoding sensor histidine kinase yields the protein MLLREGNAGLARLGPLGYFLCMATQPPRDSELEAILEALRPVRNLDLRRLVRKLRDHTRQQVLTFELSHQALETSDSALAMLNADGVMVANSRWHALEQLPGPWRREEDGSEWRSLPDAAQAEAAAVLARLEEGPRVTRYRQTCEAHPRVLELRAERVAGRMRGRVLVLARDITAQARDEEELANARATLLEREKVLALRDLAAGIAHDLRATLDAMRLRLELLQRDLGSTGQGQQHLDALTRILADANARVGRLQDFSRRKPGTVLERVQLADVVRDAADIIRGGIEHQARQGGHHPLRLELELPAGLPQVTGSAMELRYVIINLLINARDAMPRGGTIRVRALKTGRAVRLTVEDEGTGIPEAHLPNLFKPFFTTKGDKGTGLGLSMAHGVVTQAGGTLTAANRPEGGAVFTLTFPALKAAPAGRG from the coding sequence ATGCTCCTACGAGAGGGGAATGCGGGTCTTGCCCGGTTGGGACCGCTGGGCTACTTCCTCTGCATGGCCACACAGCCTCCGCGAGACAGCGAGCTCGAAGCCATCCTGGAAGCGCTGAGACCGGTCCGGAACCTCGACCTCCGCCGCCTGGTGCGCAAGCTGAGGGACCACACCCGCCAGCAGGTCCTCACCTTCGAGCTGTCGCACCAAGCGCTGGAGACGAGCGACAGCGCGCTCGCGATGCTGAACGCGGACGGCGTGATGGTGGCCAACAGCCGCTGGCACGCGCTGGAACAACTGCCCGGGCCCTGGCGGCGTGAAGAGGACGGCTCGGAGTGGAGGTCCCTGCCCGACGCGGCCCAGGCGGAGGCCGCGGCGGTGCTGGCCCGGTTGGAAGAGGGGCCGCGCGTCACCCGCTACCGGCAGACGTGCGAGGCCCATCCCCGGGTGCTGGAGCTGCGCGCCGAGCGCGTCGCCGGCCGCATGCGGGGGCGGGTGCTGGTGCTCGCGCGAGACATCACCGCCCAGGCGCGCGACGAGGAGGAGCTGGCGAACGCGCGCGCCACGCTGCTGGAGCGCGAGAAGGTGCTCGCCCTGAGGGACCTGGCGGCGGGCATCGCGCACGACCTGCGCGCCACGCTCGACGCCATGCGGCTGCGGCTGGAGCTGCTCCAGCGCGACCTGGGCTCCACCGGGCAGGGCCAGCAGCACCTGGACGCGCTCACGCGCATCCTGGCGGACGCGAACGCGCGCGTGGGCCGGCTCCAGGACTTCTCCCGCCGCAAGCCCGGCACCGTCCTGGAGCGCGTCCAGCTGGCGGACGTGGTGCGCGACGCGGCGGACATCATCCGGGGCGGCATCGAGCACCAGGCGCGGCAGGGCGGCCATCATCCCCTGCGTCTGGAATTGGAGCTGCCGGCAGGGCTGCCCCAGGTGACGGGCTCGGCCATGGAGCTGCGTTACGTCATCATCAACCTCCTCATCAACGCGCGCGACGCCATGCCCCGGGGCGGCACCATCCGCGTGCGCGCGCTCAAGACGGGCAGGGCCGTGCGGCTCACCGTGGAGGACGAGGGCACCGGCATCCCCGAAGCGCACCTGCCGAACCTCTTCAAGCCCTTCTTCACCACCAAGGGCGACAAGGGCACCGGCCTGGGGCTGTCCATGGCCCACGGCGTGGTGACGCAGGCCGGCGGAACGCTCACCGCCGCCAACCGCCCGGAAGGGGGCGCGGTGTTCACGCTCACCTTCCCCGCCCTCAAGGCCGCGCCCGCCGGGCGGGGATGA